The Benincasa hispida cultivar B227 chromosome 9, ASM972705v1, whole genome shotgun sequence genome has a segment encoding these proteins:
- the LOC120087352 gene encoding uncharacterized protein LOC120087352, producing MAALFGSWNLRIWISIVTILLLGLCRNCNCGEDSSSIHSLLRSMGLPAGLVPKQAKSYTLGENGRLEVYLDAPCMAKYENRVIFDTVFSANLSYGSLIGVEGMSQEELFLWLPVKDIIVNYPTSGVILIDIGVAHKQLSLSLFEDPPDCNPQVTLRNPLRKQRGFESLR from the exons ATGGCCGCCCTGTTTGGGAGTTGGAATTTGAGAATTTGGATCTCAATAGTTACGATCTTGTTGTTGGGTTTGTGCAGGAATTGCAATTGTGGTGAAGATTCTTCTTCGATTCATTCTCTTTTGCGGTCAATGGGGCTGCCGGCTGGGCTGGTTCCCAAGCAAGCGAAATCTTACACTCTGGGTGAAAATGGTCGTTTAGAAGTGTATTTGGATGCTCCATGTATGGCTAAATATGAGAACAGAGTTATTTTTGACACTGTTTTTAGTGCTAATCTTAGCTATGGAAGCTTGATTGGAGTGGAGGGTATGTCTCAGGAAGAGCTTTTTCTATGGCTCCCTGTTAAAGATATCATTGTTAATTACCCTACATCTGGTGTCATTCTTATTGACATTGGTGTTGCTCATAAACAACTCTCTTTGTCTCTCTTTGAAGATCCTCCTGATTGTAACCCTCAAG TTACATTAAGGAATCCTCTGAGGAAGCAAAGAGGCTTTGAATCTCTTAGATAa